The bacterium genome includes a region encoding these proteins:
- a CDS encoding SEC-C domain-containing protein: MRVVHGYKELEEKLGNNDLCPCGSGRRFQELLPKLRQV; the protein is encoded by the coding sequence ATGCGAGTGGTTCACGGATATAAGGAACTCGAGGAAAAGCTGGGTAACAACGACCTGTGCCCATGCGGGTCGGGACGCCGCTTTCAAGAACTGCTGCCGAAACTCAGGCAGGTATGA
- a CDS encoding restriction endonuclease, with the protein MEPLPYEITEAMIQCFGRSFHYRDPFASFFRSAGVDRELVDKYSHLPKFRWARSILTDLGNSEDGRLVQRRLLTELCKLRGLPDNDVPDRDAGINALRCLKELAISHDLYVQAEKQQANTRVKRAVDKMSVIQERVNKLDSLRQQFNAGLKSDKRQQAGYSLETIFKELCALFEIEYRKSYKIRNQQIDGSFKFDAFDYLVEARWRSKLPTSQEIGGFKSKVDTKLESTRGLFISVLGFSPEVISEYEGRGAKIVFMSGEDLIYILEGRFDFCDALKLKVSKAAQEGKVYVSLREHL; encoded by the coding sequence GTGGAACCGTTACCATATGAAATCACTGAGGCAATGATTCAATGCTTTGGAAGAAGCTTTCATTATCGAGATCCATTTGCAAGCTTCTTTCGATCTGCTGGAGTTGACAGAGAGCTAGTTGACAAATATAGTCACTTGCCTAAGTTTAGGTGGGCTCGTAGCATTCTTACAGATTTGGGCAATTCAGAAGATGGACGTCTAGTGCAACGTAGGCTACTGACTGAGTTATGTAAGCTCCGAGGACTGCCCGATAATGATGTTCCGGATCGTGACGCTGGAATTAATGCGTTAAGGTGTCTTAAGGAACTTGCTATTTCGCACGATCTGTATGTCCAAGCAGAAAAGCAGCAAGCTAATACACGAGTGAAGCGTGCTGTAGACAAGATGAGTGTTATACAAGAAAGAGTTAATAAACTAGACAGTCTGCGGCAACAATTCAATGCAGGGCTGAAAAGTGATAAACGGCAACAAGCAGGCTATTCATTAGAAACTATATTCAAAGAATTATGTGCTCTATTTGAGATAGAATATAGAAAGTCCTACAAGATACGCAACCAACAAATAGACGGTAGTTTCAAGTTTGATGCATTTGACTATCTTGTTGAGGCAAGATGGCGTTCTAAATTGCCAACAAGTCAAGAGATAGGTGGATTCAAGTCTAAAGTAGACACCAAATTAGAAAGCACTCGCGGGCTATTCATATCCGTACTGGGTTTTAGTCCTGAAGTCATTAGTGAATATGAAGGTCGCGGTGCGAAGATTGTTTTCATGTCAGGTGAAGACCTTATATATATACTAGAAGGGCGTTTTGACTTTTGTGATGCCTTGAAGCTTAAAGTATCAAAGGCTGCACAGGAAGGCAAGGTATATGTGTCATTACGTGAACACCTATAA
- the mfd gene encoding transcription-repair coupling factor, with protein MADSIAKGMRLVQVEGLAASAKGWLLAGLYDQAKRTTLVLTYTYEQAERIAEDLPLYGIPAEQVMFYPPSDSLIYEEGPPNYSVIGERLAALQSLALGEKSVIVAPINAALRRTMTGDELICSYASGKVGDEMDMDKFAALLVSMGYEHTDVVDRHGEFSKRGGIIDVYASNHDSPIRIELWGDEVESIRHFDSASQRSTSKIDSALILPSREVLLNPDRAKSAIVRIRKELDAQLKSLSDSGEQESAKRLSEKVNDDIRRIENLDYFDELEYYLPYLLSDEVSIFDYLPADALIVLDEPMQIKSHWEQHEEQMVETLINRAGRGLLLASQRRQHVPLESTVKRSLATRQAVVLTLLPRPVSWAKSDVIVQMDSAPMDSYGGHLEAVADQIRTWQSNDLTIVLASSQAKRMLEILTEFNILAARLEDIDGGDSETAAEGDREDCPFSTLHSPLSTGVYVAQAPLRSGFKLNDAGLMVVADSDVFGAQRLHRPRKASHEGIPISSVLDLKEGDYVVHINHGIGYYRGIHKLTTNGVEREYLLLEYAHDDKLYVPAEQIDRVQKYIGGESSPPAVHRLGGSEWQRTTSKVKKAVQEMAKELVELYAWRQALGGHSYSPDSVWQEEMESAFPYRETPDQLAAIHDVKHDLEEPKAMDRLICGDVGYGKTEVAIRAAFKVVSEGKQVAVLCPTTVLAQQHFNTFSERLAAFPISIGLLSRFRSKKEQKETVEGLKFGTVDIAIGTHRLLSKDVEFKELGLLIIDEEQRFGVRHKEKLKQLRKTVDVLTMTATPIPRTLHMSLSGIRDMSIINDPPEGRQPIKTMVREAQSDIVRDAIVRELDRGGQVFFVHNRVENIGHVAEQVQKLVPYARVDVAHGQMPESELERVMMDFYEHKFDILVCTVIIESGLDIPNANTIVLNDADKLGLAQLYQLRGRVGRSDRQAYAYLLYRPDKVVSEVAEKRLAAIKEFTGLGSGYRIALRDLEIRGAGNILGAEQSGQMAAVGFDLYCQLLSKAVAEFKGEEVNEIELPAVDLPVDAFIPQGYMPTEAHRILFYKKMAAVKSTADVQAVQDELEDRFGDPPRPVWNMLAILRLRLRCYELGIANISTLKKQVIVHFGHGVRLTQSVCLELNRQHRTHYFQTDKLTINVSTPSRVISEVEDMIEVLANGFKRVKEILAKSSY; from the coding sequence GTGGCCGATTCAATAGCCAAGGGCATGAGGCTGGTCCAGGTGGAAGGGCTTGCCGCATCTGCGAAGGGTTGGCTGCTTGCAGGGCTATACGACCAGGCTAAGCGCACGACACTCGTGCTCACATACACATATGAACAGGCCGAACGCATAGCCGAAGACCTGCCTCTATACGGCATCCCTGCCGAGCAGGTGATGTTCTATCCTCCCAGCGACTCGCTGATATATGAGGAGGGTCCGCCCAACTACAGCGTGATAGGTGAGCGCCTTGCGGCTCTGCAATCGCTGGCGTTGGGTGAAAAATCGGTGATAGTGGCGCCGATAAATGCTGCTCTCCGGCGGACCATGACCGGCGATGAATTGATCTGCTCATACGCTTCCGGTAAGGTCGGCGATGAGATGGACATGGACAAGTTCGCCGCGCTGCTGGTGAGCATGGGCTATGAACATACCGATGTGGTGGACCGTCACGGCGAGTTCAGTAAGCGCGGCGGTATAATAGACGTATATGCGTCCAATCACGACAGTCCCATACGTATTGAGCTGTGGGGAGATGAGGTCGAAAGCATACGCCACTTCGACAGTGCCAGCCAGCGCTCTACGTCCAAGATAGACTCTGCACTGATATTGCCGTCACGCGAAGTGCTTCTCAATCCTGACCGGGCAAAGAGCGCGATAGTGCGTATCCGGAAAGAACTCGATGCTCAGCTAAAGAGCCTTTCCGATTCGGGTGAGCAAGAGTCTGCAAAACGGCTCTCTGAGAAGGTCAATGACGATATCCGTCGGATCGAGAACCTGGATTACTTCGACGAGCTTGAGTATTACCTGCCGTATCTGTTGTCGGATGAGGTCTCCATATTCGATTACCTGCCCGCGGATGCCTTGATCGTGCTCGACGAGCCTATGCAGATCAAGAGCCATTGGGAACAGCATGAAGAACAGATGGTCGAGACCCTGATAAACAGGGCCGGCAGGGGGTTGCTGCTTGCGTCACAGCGCAGACAGCACGTGCCGCTTGAGTCTACTGTAAAGCGTTCCCTTGCAACTCGTCAGGCCGTAGTGCTCACGCTGCTGCCGAGGCCGGTCAGTTGGGCAAAGTCTGATGTGATCGTTCAGATGGACTCCGCGCCCATGGACAGTTACGGCGGTCATCTGGAGGCTGTGGCTGACCAGATCAGGACATGGCAGTCGAACGACCTTACTATAGTTCTTGCCAGCAGTCAGGCCAAACGCATGCTCGAAATACTTACCGAGTTCAACATATTGGCTGCACGGCTTGAAGACATTGACGGCGGCGATTCAGAAACCGCTGCTGAGGGTGACAGAGAGGATTGTCCATTCTCCACTCTCCACTCTCCACTCTCCACCGGCGTTTACGTTGCTCAAGCACCGCTTCGCTCAGGCTTTAAGCTAAACGATGCAGGGCTGATGGTGGTGGCAGACTCGGACGTATTCGGCGCGCAAAGACTTCATCGACCGCGAAAAGCCTCTCATGAAGGCATCCCGATTTCGAGCGTCCTCGACCTGAAAGAGGGCGACTATGTGGTCCATATAAACCATGGCATCGGATACTATCGGGGTATTCACAAACTCACTACCAACGGCGTGGAGCGCGAATATCTGCTGCTGGAATATGCTCATGACGACAAGCTCTATGTTCCTGCGGAGCAGATCGACCGTGTGCAGAAATACATCGGCGGCGAGAGCAGTCCGCCTGCTGTCCATAGACTCGGCGGCAGCGAGTGGCAGCGCACGACCAGCAAAGTCAAAAAGGCCGTTCAGGAGATGGCCAAGGAGCTTGTGGAGCTATACGCATGGCGGCAGGCCCTCGGTGGACACAGCTACAGCCCCGATTCTGTCTGGCAGGAGGAGATGGAGTCAGCGTTTCCATATCGTGAGACTCCAGACCAGCTTGCGGCGATCCATGACGTAAAGCATGATCTTGAGGAGCCTAAGGCCATGGATCGCCTGATCTGCGGGGATGTCGGTTACGGCAAGACGGAGGTCGCTATCCGCGCTGCGTTCAAAGTGGTGAGTGAAGGCAAACAGGTGGCTGTGCTCTGCCCGACTACGGTCCTGGCGCAGCAGCACTTCAACACATTCAGCGAACGACTTGCCGCATTCCCAATCTCAATAGGCCTGCTCTCGCGTTTTCGCAGCAAGAAAGAACAGAAGGAAACAGTGGAGGGGCTCAAGTTCGGCACTGTCGATATCGCCATAGGCACACACAGGCTCCTGTCTAAAGATGTGGAGTTCAAGGAACTGGGACTGCTCATCATAGACGAAGAGCAGCGGTTCGGCGTGCGCCACAAAGAAAAGCTCAAACAGCTCAGGAAGACTGTCGATGTGCTCACCATGACCGCGACCCCTATCCCGCGCACTCTGCATATGTCGCTCTCGGGCATCCGGGATATGAGCATCATTAATGACCCGCCGGAGGGTCGCCAGCCGATCAAAACTATGGTTCGTGAGGCTCAGTCCGATATAGTGCGCGACGCCATAGTGCGTGAACTCGACCGCGGCGGGCAGGTGTTTTTTGTGCATAACCGTGTCGAAAATATTGGCCATGTGGCTGAGCAGGTCCAGAAGCTGGTCCCGTATGCCAGGGTGGATGTGGCGCACGGTCAGATGCCTGAGAGTGAACTCGAACGGGTGATGATGGACTTTTACGAGCACAAGTTCGATATTCTGGTGTGCACGGTCATCATCGAGAGCGGCCTGGACATTCCCAATGCGAATACGATCGTACTAAACGATGCCGACAAGCTCGGTCTGGCTCAGCTCTATCAGCTCAGAGGCCGTGTCGGGCGCTCGGACAGGCAGGCGTATGCATATTTGCTCTACAGACCAGACAAAGTCGTAAGCGAGGTCGCCGAAAAGAGACTTGCTGCCATTAAGGAGTTCACCGGTCTGGGCAGTGGGTATCGAATCGCTCTGCGTGACCTCGAAATACGAGGCGCGGGCAATATTCTCGGAGCCGAGCAGAGCGGACAGATGGCTGCGGTGGGCTTCGACCTCTATTGCCAACTGCTTTCCAAGGCTGTCGCGGAGTTTAAGGGCGAGGAAGTAAACGAGATCGAACTGCCGGCCGTGGACCTGCCGGTGGATGCATTCATTCCGCAGGGATATATGCCCACCGAGGCGCATCGGATCTTATTCTATAAGAAGATGGCGGCTGTTAAGAGCACTGCGGATGTGCAGGCAGTGCAGGACGAGCTTGAAGACCGTTTTGGAGACCCACCGCGGCCCGTATGGAATATGCTCGCTATATTGAGGCTCCGCCTGCGATGTTACGAGCTTGGGATTGCGAATATATCCACACTCAAAAAGCAGGTGATTGTCCACTTCGGCCATGGCGTGCGCCTGACTCAGAGCGTCTGTCTTGAACTTAACCGCCAGCACCGCACTCATTACTTCCAGACGGATAAGCTCACTATCAATGTCTCGACGCCCTCGCGAGTGATTTCAGAGGTCGAAGATATGATTGAGGTGCTTGCTAATGGGTTTAAGAGGGTGAAGGAGATACTGGCAAAGAGTAGTTATTAG
- a CDS encoding antibiotic biosynthesis monooxygenase, with translation MYVTLVYVQVKPEHVEDFKEATLENAIQSQNEPGNIRFDVLHSNVNPSYFVLYEAYESAEDAAAHKGTSHYLHWRDTVADWMAAPRQSAAYEGLKPSNDFWVSDK, from the coding sequence ATGTATGTGACTTTGGTCTACGTTCAGGTCAAGCCGGAGCATGTTGAAGACTTCAAGGAAGCAACGCTCGAAAATGCAATTCAGAGTCAGAACGAGCCGGGCAACATCAGATTTGATGTGCTTCATTCAAATGTGAACCCGTCATATTTCGTGCTGTATGAGGCATATGAGTCGGCAGAAGACGCAGCCGCGCACAAGGGCACATCGCATTATTTGCACTGGAGAGACACTGTCGCCGACTGGATGGCCGCTCCAAGACAGTCTGCAGCATATGAAGGGCTCAAACCTTCCAATGATTTTTGGGTAAGTGACAAATAG
- a CDS encoding HAD-IIA family hydrolase has translation MVKKSYLLDMDGVLVRGSAAIPGAQQFIERLLDHDIRFAVLTNNPMYTPRDLQHRLSLVGLDVPHDRLFTAAMATAQFLRAQMPNGSAYVIGEAGLTSALHDIGYLQTERDPDYVVLGETTNYNFERISKAVRLVAAGARFIATNPDPSGPSEKGIEPACGAMAALIQKATGIAPYFIGKPNPLMMRSALRFLGAHSEETVMVGDRMDTDIVAGMESGMDTIMVLTGVTSGEMITKFPYRPMKVVESVADIEV, from the coding sequence ATGGTTAAAAAAAGCTATTTACTTGACATGGACGGTGTTTTGGTGCGGGGAAGTGCTGCAATCCCCGGCGCGCAGCAATTCATTGAGCGACTGCTTGATCATGATATCCGTTTTGCTGTGCTTACAAACAATCCTATGTATACACCTCGTGATTTGCAGCACAGATTATCGCTTGTTGGGCTTGATGTTCCACACGACCGTCTGTTTACCGCGGCCATGGCCACCGCGCAGTTCCTGCGTGCCCAGATGCCGAACGGATCAGCATATGTTATTGGTGAAGCCGGGCTGACTTCGGCTTTGCATGATATAGGCTATCTGCAGACCGAGCGTGACCCGGATTATGTGGTCCTCGGTGAGACCACCAACTACAACTTTGAGCGTATTTCCAAGGCCGTAAGGCTTGTGGCAGCAGGGGCTAGGTTCATTGCCACAAACCCTGATCCATCCGGTCCGAGCGAGAAGGGAATCGAACCGGCGTGCGGCGCAATGGCGGCTCTTATACAGAAGGCTACGGGTATTGCGCCATATTTCATAGGTAAGCCAAACCCATTGATGATGAGAAGTGCGCTCAGATTCTTGGGGGCGCACTCCGAAGAAACGGTGATGGTTGGCGACAGAATGGACACCGATATAGTCGCAGGCATGGAGAGCGGCATGGATACGATAATGGTGCTCACCGGCGTCACGAGCGGTGAGATGATTACCAAATTTCCTTACAGGCCGATGAAAGTTGTAGAGTCTGTCGCAGATATAGAGGTGTGA